From Candidatus Manganitrophus morganii, the proteins below share one genomic window:
- a CDS encoding HTH domain-containing protein codes for MEDFKDIITGLEQRIHVYKSKLQELQKKREKIEDEIKTVKKYLELAETLYRVEIEKAKWAQPSNQLTSETEKEKGGKPTAEGHDHSKEILLEKTKYAGLSVPQGTFLLLKEAGKPLHAKEIYQKLTEGGVRIRGKTPVTSVAISLSRDKRFKKIAPNTFTLVEETGPETLFGKNPAGS; via the coding sequence GTGGAAGACTTCAAAGATATTATTACAGGTCTTGAACAGCGAATTCACGTTTACAAGTCGAAACTACAAGAGCTTCAAAAGAAACGTGAAAAAATTGAGGATGAAATTAAGACTGTCAAAAAATACCTAGAGCTCGCCGAAACACTCTACCGCGTCGAAATTGAAAAGGCCAAGTGGGCCCAGCCTTCTAATCAACTTACTTCAGAAACGGAAAAAGAGAAGGGTGGCAAACCAACCGCCGAAGGCCATGACCATTCAAAAGAAATCCTTCTAGAAAAAACCAAATATGCCGGACTCTCCGTCCCACAGGGGACCTTTTTGCTCTTAAAAGAGGCCGGTAAGCCGCTCCATGCCAAAGAAATATATCAAAAACTTACGGAGGGGGGTGTTCGAATCAGGGGGAAGACCCCTGTGACCTCGGTCGCCATCTCCCTTTCAAGGGATAAGCGCTTCAAGAAAATTGCGCCGAATACATTCACGCTTGTTGAGGAGACAGGGCCGGAAACCCTGTTTGGAAAAAACCCTGCTGGGTCATGA
- the lptE gene encoding LPS assembly lipoprotein LptE, whose translation MRRAILLLLLSLAGCGYHSGLRSEMTPPDQTIAIPLFENATFEPLLEKRVSESFKETFLRQGWQVVAHPHQAPRTLSGRVTRFDKTPISLNRIGQAQEYRITIGLDYTLLSGEGDPPKERNHAEASAEYIVHPDPLADRVAQDRAIREAGKQLAERVAGLISIAPLSSPPLATPADR comes from the coding sequence ATGAGAAGAGCGATTCTTCTCCTTCTGCTGAGCCTGGCCGGCTGTGGATACCACAGCGGACTCCGATCGGAAATGACCCCTCCCGATCAGACGATCGCCATTCCTCTTTTTGAGAACGCGACGTTTGAGCCGCTTTTGGAGAAGCGGGTCAGCGAGAGCTTCAAAGAGACTTTTCTCAGACAAGGTTGGCAGGTCGTCGCCCATCCCCACCAAGCCCCCCGGACCCTTTCCGGCCGCGTGACCCGTTTCGACAAAACCCCCATCTCGTTGAATCGGATCGGCCAAGCCCAGGAATACCGGATTACCATCGGCCTCGACTATACGCTTCTTTCCGGCGAAGGCGATCCACCGAAAGAGAGAAATCACGCGGAGGCGTCCGCAGAGTACATCGTGCATCCCGACCCGCTTGCAGATCGGGTCGCGCAAGACCGGGCCATTCGTGAAGCGGGGAAACAGCTGGCCGAGCGGGTGGCCGGTTTGATCAGCATCGCCCCACTTTCATCACCTCCCCTCGCAACGCCGGCGGACCGATGA
- the murJ gene encoding murein biosynthesis integral membrane protein MurJ: MESQGKSLAAQGHVEKGIAGAAGIVAFGTLISRILGFIRDMILANLFGATIAADAFYVAFRIPNILRELFAEGSMSAAFIPVFTEYLSKKSRSEAKELASAAFTTLLLLLCIVVAFGIFFSPQLIRLIAPGFVDDPHKFSLTVSMTRIMFPFLLFISLAALAMGILNSTRRFAPPALASGVFNVVSILFVFGFTPLLPEPVYGAAVGVALGGLAQFLIQVPALYQEGFPLSFRRPIRPLHPGVVQMGRLLLPTTLGLSVTQINVLVNTLLASYLVAGSVTYLYFGMRLIHFPLGIFAVALSTAILPTLSAQAAKGETEGLRQTFSFGLRLVFFITFPAMMGLILFRIPIVHLLFEHGEFGRVATLGTANAVLFYSIGLWAFAGIRIVVPVFYSLQDTKTPVKIGLVAVVANVILNLILMGPLQHGGLALATSLSAILNFSLLLLILRKRIGRIDGKRILNSHLKVLLASSTLLPISLWLNAQEMWLSSGSLLLKAALLAIAIAVSAASYFLIQASLKSEEMYFILNLIKSRFKKRSQTPH; this comes from the coding sequence ATGGAAAGTCAAGGAAAAAGCCTCGCTGCTCAAGGTCACGTCGAGAAAGGAATCGCCGGCGCGGCCGGTATTGTCGCGTTCGGGACGCTGATCAGCCGCATTCTCGGATTCATTCGGGATATGATCCTGGCCAACCTCTTCGGGGCAACGATCGCGGCGGATGCATTCTATGTCGCCTTCCGGATTCCGAATATCCTTCGGGAGTTGTTTGCCGAGGGCTCGATGTCGGCCGCCTTTATTCCGGTTTTTACGGAGTACCTCTCGAAAAAGTCACGATCGGAGGCCAAAGAGCTTGCCTCGGCGGCGTTTACCACCCTCCTTCTGCTTCTTTGTATTGTCGTCGCCTTCGGGATTTTCTTTTCTCCCCAACTGATCCGCTTGATTGCGCCCGGCTTTGTCGATGATCCCCATAAATTCTCGCTGACCGTTTCCATGACCCGCATCATGTTTCCCTTCCTCCTCTTTATCTCTCTGGCGGCCCTCGCGATGGGAATCCTCAACAGCACCCGGCGTTTCGCCCCCCCGGCGCTCGCCTCCGGTGTTTTTAATGTGGTCAGCATCCTTTTTGTCTTCGGTTTTACCCCGCTCCTTCCCGAGCCGGTTTACGGGGCCGCGGTCGGTGTTGCATTGGGAGGACTCGCGCAATTCCTAATCCAGGTTCCCGCCCTCTATCAGGAGGGATTCCCTCTTTCCTTTCGAAGACCGATCCGGCCGCTCCATCCCGGTGTTGTTCAAATGGGACGGCTCCTCCTTCCGACGACGCTCGGCCTTTCCGTCACGCAAATCAACGTCCTGGTAAACACCCTTCTCGCCTCATACTTGGTTGCCGGAAGCGTCACTTATCTTTATTTCGGGATGCGGCTCATCCACTTCCCGCTCGGCATCTTTGCCGTCGCCCTCTCCACTGCGATTCTTCCGACCCTCTCGGCACAAGCGGCGAAAGGAGAAACAGAAGGGTTGCGGCAAACCTTTTCATTCGGCCTTCGGTTGGTCTTTTTTATCACCTTTCCCGCCATGATGGGGCTCATCCTCTTTCGGATTCCGATCGTTCATCTTCTCTTCGAACATGGGGAATTCGGCCGCGTGGCGACACTTGGGACGGCAAACGCCGTTCTGTTCTATTCCATCGGACTTTGGGCGTTTGCCGGAATCCGAATCGTGGTACCGGTCTTCTACTCTCTTCAGGATACGAAGACCCCTGTAAAGATCGGTCTGGTTGCCGTGGTCGCCAATGTGATTCTGAATCTCATCCTGATGGGCCCGCTTCAGCATGGCGGCTTGGCCCTGGCGACCTCCCTTTCAGCAATCCTCAACTTCTCCCTCTTGCTCCTCATTTTGAGGAAACGGATCGGACGGATCGACGGAAAACGAATTCTCAACTCACATCTAAAGGTCCTCCTCGCCTCCAGCACCCTTTTACCGATCTCCTTATGGCTAAATGCCCAAGAGATGTGGCTCTCCAGCGGGAGCTTGCTCCTTAAAGCAGCGCTACTTGCTATAGCAATCGCTGTAAGTGCAGCATCCTATTTCTTGATACAAGCCTCGCTAAAAAGTGAAGAAATGTACTTTATCCTCAATCTTATCAAGAGTCGCTTTAAAAAACGCTCCCAAACTCCTCATTAG
- the lpxC gene encoding UDP-3-O-acyl-N-acetylglucosamine deacetylase, with protein MNEKTIQNEVSCSGIGLHSGEKIHLRLIPAAEGSGILFCRTDLGGVLIPANASQVVSTHLSTTIGMEGATVQTIEHLLAAISAFGVDNLIIELDGPEVPILDGSAAPFAELLSAAGVVHQKKAKRIVQVIEPVTVSEKGKHVTISPASTFEISYQIQFDHPLISSQTYRYQHSPETFMTEIAPARTFGFLKDVQMLQSMGLARGGSLENAIVIGEEQVLNEGGLRFPDEFVRHKILDLIGDLSLLGMPILGKIEAVCSGHLLHSRLIKALLQNNKACKILGAGPAVEPHRVPSRPVPIYSPLSSAI; from the coding sequence ATGAATGAAAAAACAATCCAAAACGAGGTATCCTGCTCTGGAATCGGCCTTCATTCCGGAGAAAAGATTCATCTAAGACTGATTCCCGCCGCCGAGGGGAGCGGGATCCTTTTCTGCAGAACAGATCTCGGCGGAGTTTTGATCCCTGCGAATGCTTCCCAAGTGGTTTCTACTCATTTGTCTACCACAATCGGGATGGAAGGAGCAACCGTCCAGACGATTGAGCACCTTCTGGCGGCGATCTCTGCTTTCGGCGTCGATAATCTCATCATCGAATTAGATGGTCCGGAGGTTCCTATTTTAGACGGAAGTGCGGCCCCTTTTGCCGAGCTTTTATCAGCGGCTGGGGTTGTTCATCAAAAAAAGGCAAAAAGAATCGTCCAAGTGATCGAACCGGTGACCGTCTCGGAAAAGGGGAAACATGTCACCATTTCTCCGGCGTCCACCTTCGAAATCTCCTATCAGATCCAATTTGATCATCCGCTGATCTCGAGCCAGACATACCGTTATCAGCATAGCCCGGAAACCTTCATGACCGAGATCGCTCCGGCCAGGACATTCGGGTTCCTGAAAGATGTCCAAATGCTTCAATCAATGGGGCTGGCCCGGGGGGGCTCGCTCGAGAATGCGATTGTCATTGGGGAGGAGCAGGTGTTAAATGAGGGGGGCCTTCGCTTCCCGGACGAATTCGTTCGCCACAAAATTCTCGATTTAATTGGAGATCTCTCGCTGCTCGGAATGCCGATCCTCGGTAAGATCGAGGCGGTTTGCTCGGGGCACCTGCTTCATTCAAGGCTGATTAAAGCGCTTTTACAAAACAATAAAGCCTGTAAAATCTTGGGCGCCGGTCCCGCGGTTGAACCACACAGGGTTCCTTCCCGACCGGTACCGATCTACTCGCCGCTCTCTTCAGCAATATAA
- the holA gene encoding DNA polymerase III subunit delta, whose translation MTYTEAVKHLEQARFSPIYLLTGEEPFFIQQILSGFREKVLEEASRDFNYDHFQGESLDPHQVLMTAKTFPLFSARRLVIIQNADLIKDERETLLSYLESPCDTTVLVFVAAKPDMRKKLFTALKKKGTAIHCAPLSEQALPGWIAQEGKRRGVSLSEEATWYLKERLGNDLFLIQQEIDKFSLHSSDKKEVSLEMVQQLIAGGRSHSIFELVRAVGEKNLKRSLTLLSSLLEEGEHPLFILTMLTRQWRLMATAREGIDAGKSETAVGKKVPMPPSLLPAFFKQLRNWKESEIRRAFDLSLAADSQLKGGRQSAPQVLEMLLLDLCRPHPTSQRTGYTLPFLESRS comes from the coding sequence ATGACCTACACAGAAGCCGTAAAGCACCTTGAGCAAGCGCGCTTTTCTCCCATTTATCTGCTCACCGGGGAAGAGCCCTTTTTCATCCAACAGATCCTGAGTGGCTTTCGGGAGAAGGTCCTCGAAGAGGCGTCCCGCGATTTTAATTATGATCACTTTCAAGGGGAGAGTCTCGATCCGCATCAGGTGTTGATGACGGCGAAGACCTTTCCTTTATTCAGCGCGCGGCGGTTGGTCATTATCCAAAACGCGGATCTCATCAAAGATGAGCGCGAGACGCTCTTGAGTTACCTCGAATCGCCTTGCGATACGACCGTTTTGGTGTTTGTTGCCGCGAAACCCGACATGCGTAAAAAACTTTTTACCGCGCTGAAAAAGAAAGGAACCGCGATCCACTGCGCCCCTCTCTCGGAACAGGCCTTGCCGGGGTGGATTGCTCAGGAAGGAAAGCGGCGGGGAGTCTCCCTTTCGGAGGAGGCGACATGGTACCTGAAAGAACGCCTTGGGAATGATCTCTTTCTTATTCAGCAAGAGATCGATAAATTTTCACTTCATTCTTCGGATAAAAAGGAAGTTTCTCTCGAGATGGTTCAGCAGTTGATCGCAGGGGGGCGAAGTCATTCAATTTTTGAATTGGTCCGAGCCGTCGGCGAGAAAAATCTGAAGCGATCTCTGACCCTTCTCTCCTCTCTGCTCGAAGAGGGGGAGCATCCCCTTTTCATTCTGACGATGCTGACGCGGCAGTGGCGGCTCATGGCGACGGCCCGAGAGGGAATCGACGCCGGGAAATCGGAAACGGCAGTCGGCAAGAAGGTTCCGATGCCCCCCAGCCTCCTTCCGGCTTTCTTCAAGCAGCTGCGGAATTGGAAGGAAAGCGAGATTCGGAGGGCGTTTGACCTCTCCTTGGCCGCAGATTCTCAATTGAAGGGGGGAAGACAATCGGCGCCGCAAGTTCTCGAGATGCTGTTGCTCGACCTCTGTCGGCCGCATCCGACATCCCAACGGACCGGCTACACCCTCCCTTTTCTGGAATCAAGGTCATGA
- the glgA gene encoding glycogen synthase GlgA, translating to MIPVEGKLNIMMAASEAAPYAKTGGLADVVGALSKALAARGASVSVFLPFYSQIDQSRFPLKSTGQTIAVPVSGRLETGEIFSHELAGVQYYFIKNDPYFNRPGLYGTNEGDYTDNAARFVFFSRAVLESAKTLDLRPQIVHSHDWHTGLIPVYLKTAYASEPSFQETATLFTIHNLGYQGIFWHYDWHLLNLPWDYFSHEALEFYGKINFLKGGLVFADALSTVSPRYAKEIQTAAYGHRLEGVLRKRRKDLFGILNAIDTEEWDPSRDPCIVSAYDAKAIQGKEKCKAALQKELGLPVQKDVPLLTMISRLSEQKGIDLIVSAFDRMMATGAQLIILGNGDKEYEMRLEALAKEYPQQAVVKIAYDHPLAHRIEAGADIFLMPSKYEPCGLSQMMSLRYGTVPVVRATGGLDDTITQFDPDTLKGNGFKFKAYTATAFFRQVQNALSLFREKKKWRALIRNGMEGNYAWDASAEKYLNLYRRIHNKKRGER from the coding sequence ATGATCCCCGTGGAAGGAAAATTAAACATCATGATGGCGGCCTCTGAGGCGGCTCCTTATGCAAAAACAGGGGGGTTGGCCGATGTCGTCGGCGCCCTCTCGAAGGCGTTGGCAGCCCGCGGCGCATCGGTTTCCGTCTTCCTCCCCTTTTATTCGCAGATTGATCAAAGCCGTTTCCCCCTGAAATCGACGGGACAGACGATCGCCGTCCCGGTCTCCGGCCGGCTTGAGACGGGCGAGATTTTTTCTCACGAACTCGCCGGCGTTCAATATTATTTCATCAAAAACGATCCCTATTTTAATCGACCCGGATTGTATGGAACCAATGAAGGGGACTACACCGACAACGCGGCGCGTTTCGTCTTCTTCTCACGCGCCGTTCTGGAATCGGCCAAAACGCTCGATCTGCGCCCCCAGATCGTTCACAGCCACGATTGGCATACGGGGCTCATCCCCGTTTACTTAAAAACGGCTTATGCGAGTGAGCCCTCTTTCCAGGAAACCGCAACGTTATTCACGATTCATAATCTCGGCTATCAGGGGATCTTCTGGCATTACGACTGGCATCTTCTCAATCTTCCCTGGGACTATTTCAGCCATGAGGCTTTGGAATTTTATGGAAAGATCAATTTTCTGAAGGGTGGATTGGTCTTTGCCGATGCCCTCTCGACGGTTAGCCCCCGTTATGCCAAGGAGATCCAGACGGCCGCATATGGACACCGTTTAGAAGGGGTTCTTCGAAAACGAAGAAAAGATCTTTTTGGAATTCTAAATGCAATCGATACTGAAGAGTGGGATCCGTCCCGCGATCCTTGTATTGTCTCGGCCTACGACGCAAAGGCCATTCAAGGAAAAGAAAAATGCAAAGCCGCCCTCCAGAAGGAGCTCGGCCTCCCCGTTCAGAAAGACGTTCCGCTGCTGACGATGATCAGCCGGCTGAGCGAGCAGAAGGGGATTGATCTGATCGTCTCGGCCTTTGATCGAATGATGGCGACCGGGGCGCAATTGATCATTTTAGGAAACGGCGACAAGGAATATGAAATGCGGCTGGAAGCGTTGGCAAAGGAATATCCGCAGCAGGCGGTCGTGAAGATCGCCTATGATCATCCTCTCGCGCACCGCATCGAAGCTGGCGCCGATATTTTTCTGATGCCGTCCAAGTATGAGCCGTGCGGGTTGAGCCAGATGATGAGTCTCCGTTACGGAACGGTGCCGGTCGTCCGCGCGACGGGAGGACTCGACGACACCATTACCCAATTCGATCCGGATACATTGAAGGGAAACGGATTCAAATTCAAGGCGTACACCGCAACCGCCTTCTTTCGGCAAGTCCAAAACGCCCTCTCGCTTTTCAGAGAGAAAAAGAAGTGGCGGGCCCTGATCCGGAACGGGATGGAAGGCAATTACGCGTGGGACGCCTCCGCCGAAAAATACCTGAATCTTTACCGGCGGATCCACAATAAGAAACGGGGGGAACGATGA
- the rpsT gene encoding 30S ribosomal protein S20 — translation MANHPSALKRDRQAKKRRQRNRGVLSAVRTAVKRVQTALSEKNQDQAKSALKDATSSLDGAASKGVIPKGRASRKISRLAARVNKFLSSKTSPSA, via the coding sequence GTGGCAAATCATCCATCTGCATTGAAGCGAGACCGGCAGGCGAAAAAAAGGAGACAGCGAAACCGGGGTGTCCTTTCCGCCGTTCGAACCGCCGTCAAGCGGGTTCAGACGGCCCTTTCCGAAAAGAATCAGGATCAGGCGAAATCGGCTCTCAAAGACGCAACCTCGTCGCTCGACGGCGCCGCATCCAAAGGGGTGATTCCCAAAGGGCGCGCCTCCCGCAAAATCTCCCGCCTCGCGGCGAGGGTCAATAAATTTCTGTCGTCGAAGACATCCCCCTCGGCCTAA